One segment of Aquimarina sp. BL5 DNA contains the following:
- a CDS encoding carbohydrate-binding protein: protein MQAIRPHYLLKINCKKLKRKYQYIILPILIVLLYPTHSINAQTTVVSSLEEFRIAVQNSNQEIVLEAGNYYLEDLPSNSRVINCTGSGNTIDMTGARINTLVGSIREVYFIISGDNNVIRNGAIEDFYRNGLDEVTDFSAYNNDRDNLAYGLRGDPIISITGNQNLVEGLEMIVKGSFPYGYGSQYGIGSQNTFGLSKRCGILVTGIDGGGIGNTLNGITMYHYAFGHGIFMQSGATETTIKNCYIEGRMRLSDDMYNDTETYDLPYLTDYKFPTGDGSWRLPFEESYDIPYNHVYPLSEDGIRSYNNTGSVTVENCTVKQMRGGIRLYLASSATVKNSQAIDCGSGGTNYNMPAGGTITGSSGNFTYAPLSDFRLSRSRQNIEMTIIPSPNAIGPHNIADILGNNHNIIFHRTPGPLDTDETRAIVITGDNSTIVNETEYRIILESSASGNTIISCGPVSDNGDNNDITYADDCYDIVPSCDSQDAFTQIEAEDFCDMLGVQITGDAVGYIEDGDWIKFEGIDFRSGATSISALVSSGNSGGNIEIRQTSITGNLLGTLEVPNTGSWTSWETVSTNISLVTGVQDIYFVFTGDPGYLLDIDSFNFSEETLLSVNDNKLLTPSLYPNPVVNTITIERAADSVISIYDVNGKEVYSATIANNTETIDLSNLPTGLYYAKVLSQKDKTILKIIKK from the coding sequence ATGCAAGCTATTCGTCCTCATTACTTATTAAAGATAAATTGCAAAAAACTAAAACGGAAATACCAATATATAATACTTCCTATTTTAATAGTGTTATTATATCCTACTCATTCTATAAATGCACAAACAACCGTTGTGAGTTCATTAGAAGAATTTCGAATCGCGGTTCAAAATAGTAATCAAGAGATTGTTTTAGAAGCAGGTAACTACTATCTAGAAGATTTACCTAGCAATTCTAGAGTTATTAATTGTACTGGGTCTGGTAATACCATAGATATGACAGGAGCACGTATTAATACCTTGGTTGGATCTATTAGAGAGGTTTATTTTATTATTTCTGGTGATAATAATGTTATACGAAATGGTGCTATTGAAGATTTCTATAGAAATGGTTTGGACGAAGTAACTGATTTTAGTGCTTACAATAACGATAGAGATAATTTGGCGTACGGGTTAAGAGGTGATCCTATTATTTCAATTACAGGGAATCAGAATTTAGTAGAAGGTCTCGAAATGATTGTAAAAGGATCTTTTCCTTATGGTTATGGAAGTCAATATGGTATTGGCTCACAAAACACCTTTGGCTTGAGCAAACGCTGCGGAATTTTAGTTACAGGAATTGATGGTGGAGGAATTGGAAATACTCTAAATGGTATTACAATGTATCATTATGCTTTTGGTCATGGTATTTTCATGCAAAGTGGAGCTACAGAAACGACAATTAAAAATTGTTATATAGAAGGTAGAATGCGCCTGAGTGACGATATGTATAATGACACAGAAACCTATGACCTTCCCTATTTAACAGATTATAAATTTCCAACAGGAGATGGTTCTTGGAGATTACCTTTTGAAGAATCCTATGATATTCCTTATAACCACGTATATCCTCTTTCTGAAGATGGAATTCGTTCATATAATAATACGGGAAGTGTAACCGTTGAAAACTGTACAGTAAAACAAATGCGAGGCGGTATTCGTCTTTACTTAGCTTCTAGTGCAACAGTAAAAAACAGCCAAGCTATTGATTGTGGTTCTGGTGGGACGAATTATAATATGCCTGCAGGTGGAACAATTACTGGATCTAGTGGTAACTTCACATATGCTCCCTTAAGTGACTTTCGTTTAAGTCGTTCTCGTCAAAATATTGAAATGACGATTATACCTTCTCCTAATGCTATTGGTCCTCATAATATAGCAGATATTCTAGGAAATAACCATAACATTATTTTTCACAGAACGCCAGGTCCATTGGATACTGACGAAACACGTGCCATTGTAATCACAGGCGATAACTCTACCATTGTAAACGAAACAGAATATCGGATTATTCTAGAATCATCTGCCAGTGGAAATACAATAATTAGCTGTGGACCAGTAAGTGATAATGGTGATAACAATGATATTACTTATGCTGATGACTGTTACGATATTGTTCCATCATGCGACAGTCAGGATGCATTTACACAAATTGAAGCAGAGGATTTTTGTGATATGTTAGGAGTACAAATTACTGGTGATGCTGTGGGTTATATAGAAGATGGTGATTGGATAAAGTTTGAAGGAATAGATTTTAGATCAGGAGCAACATCAATATCTGCATTAGTATCTAGTGGAAATTCAGGTGGAAATATAGAAATAAGACAAACAAGTATTACAGGTAATTTGCTAGGAACTTTAGAAGTTCCGAATACAGGATCATGGACTAGCTGGGAAACGGTTTCAACAAATATTTCATTGGTAACAGGAGTGCAAGATATTTATTTTGTATTTACTGGAGATCCAGGATATTTGTTAGATATTGATTCTTTTAACTTCTCAGAAGAAACCTTACTTTCAGTAAATGATAATAAACTTCTAACACCTAGTTTATATCCAAATCCAGTAGTAAATACTATCACTATTGAGAGAGCAGCAGATTCTGTTATTAGTATTTATGATGTAAATGGTAAAGAAGTATATAGTGCAACGATCGCTAATAACACTGAAACTATAGATTTAAGCAATTTACCAACTGGTTTATATTATGCTAAGGTGTTATCACAAAAGGATAAAACGATCTTAAAAATTATAAAGAAGTAA
- a CDS encoding ThuA domain-containing protein: protein MKKISQFKNKVLLLAVCFFSLLIQFTYGQDFNVLVFHETNGFRHTGAINASITMLEELGSNVGHDTWSVDATRDASVFTTQNLANYEVIVFSNTTGGDLLNDSQQAAMESFIQNGGGFVGFHSATDTYRGTNAASIWPWYNELVGAIVQTSPNHTSNNLPGVMNLLVNHPVTDHIGNAGDTWSHEEEWYYWELNGGQLSNTNQNLLEVQATGNQSYDATRPITWLKEFDGGRSFYTALGHNGSTYENNQTFRQMIEKAVLWTANRLDTDIINDCGATLTNQWTDLLENDLECWEIWMGVPHTTTGLPGSSNNVTNGSGTPLGLENDPRNVYSVIGVEGEKQLYITGEVYGGLTTLNEYENYHLSMEFKWGELKWEPRLNQLRDSGILYHCNGEHGSFWDVWKSSLEFQVQEGDLGDYIGLAGTRGLVPSENNGGLTFTPMAPLNTGTLIRAGSNPELPNGQWNLLEVIVIGDRAIHYVNGVMVNALQDATWNGNAVTSGQIQIQSEGAELYYRNMRIKSETEFPAEDLETLGWGDNPSTPTCDTDTPIGEIIAFRKSGGDQKWITIDSSNSNLIANGEEADRALFYLEQHTNGCIALRSVATDKYVQVVGTNTNAAIRANGNAPGTWENFGWEPKGANQVALKSLFNNGWVQANWNVDNSTLFPLGNADGTWETFDYEILDNSPINETLVHITKRNTTGFAIDGGTGGTNGQNVTLSSADTSDEGQLWVEIDRGNGYYSYQKYGTNYSLDGDDGGANNQTVYLWETNDTNQNQQWQKIALADGGYKLIKRNATGFAINGGSGGVEGRDVNLWNSSSSSQNLQWYITPIATVDIRLEAEDYNDMSGIQTENSTESGENVGWINNGDWLRFDNINLSGISNMDACIATRNAGGTMEVRIGSLTGTLIGSVNVSNTGGFQNWTTVNTDISNVSGTQDIYLVFTGGSGYLFNVNWIEFNTSLRSNNSDIDTIKITSDIIIYPNPVKTTATIQNAANSIITIYDIKGSKVLTKSISSDNEIIDISEFSTGIYYGKVSGKRTSTIFKIIKE, encoded by the coding sequence ATGAAAAAGATATCTCAATTTAAGAATAAAGTGCTCCTGTTAGCTGTCTGTTTTTTTTCCTTGTTGATTCAGTTTACATATGGCCAAGATTTTAATGTATTAGTTTTTCATGAAACTAATGGATTTAGACATACGGGTGCGATAAATGCCAGTATCACAATGTTGGAAGAATTGGGATCTAATGTCGGTCATGATACTTGGTCTGTAGATGCCACAAGAGATGCATCTGTGTTTACAACGCAAAATTTAGCTAATTATGAAGTTATAGTTTTCTCTAATACAACTGGTGGTGATCTTCTAAACGATAGTCAACAAGCCGCCATGGAATCCTTTATACAAAATGGAGGTGGTTTTGTTGGTTTTCATTCTGCAACCGATACCTACAGAGGTACGAATGCTGCGTCGATTTGGCCATGGTATAATGAGTTAGTTGGCGCAATTGTTCAAACAAGTCCTAATCATACTTCTAATAATTTACCAGGAGTTATGAATTTGTTGGTAAATCATCCTGTTACTGATCACATTGGGAATGCTGGAGATACTTGGTCACATGAAGAAGAATGGTACTATTGGGAGCTTAATGGAGGTCAATTAAGTAACACAAATCAAAACCTGTTAGAAGTTCAAGCTACAGGTAATCAAAGTTACGATGCCACTCGTCCAATAACTTGGTTAAAAGAGTTCGATGGTGGAAGGTCATTTTATACAGCACTAGGTCATAATGGAAGTACTTATGAGAATAATCAAACATTTAGGCAAATGATTGAAAAGGCGGTGCTTTGGACTGCTAACAGATTGGATACAGATATTATAAATGATTGTGGTGCGACATTAACTAATCAATGGACAGACTTACTGGAAAATGATTTAGAATGTTGGGAAATATGGATGGGAGTACCCCATACTACTACAGGTTTACCTGGCAGCAGTAATAATGTAACTAATGGATCAGGAACTCCTCTTGGATTAGAAAATGATCCTAGAAATGTATATTCAGTTATAGGGGTTGAAGGAGAAAAACAATTATATATCACAGGAGAAGTATATGGTGGTCTTACCACTTTAAATGAATATGAGAATTACCATCTTAGTATGGAGTTTAAATGGGGAGAATTAAAATGGGAACCTAGATTAAACCAGTTAAGAGACAGTGGTATTCTTTATCACTGTAACGGAGAACATGGATCGTTTTGGGATGTTTGGAAATCTTCTTTGGAGTTTCAGGTGCAAGAAGGTGACTTGGGAGATTATATCGGTTTAGCAGGTACTCGGGGCTTAGTACCTTCAGAGAATAACGGTGGATTGACATTCACACCTATGGCTCCGCTAAATACCGGAACATTAATAAGAGCAGGATCAAACCCGGAATTACCTAATGGACAATGGAATTTATTAGAGGTTATTGTTATCGGTGATAGAGCGATTCATTATGTAAATGGTGTTATGGTAAATGCACTGCAAGATGCTACTTGGAATGGAAATGCAGTTACTAGTGGTCAAATACAAATACAATCTGAAGGTGCAGAATTATACTATCGTAATATGAGAATAAAATCCGAGACGGAATTTCCGGCCGAGGATTTAGAAACATTAGGATGGGGTGATAATCCTTCTACTCCAACCTGTGATACTGATACACCAATAGGAGAAATAATTGCATTTAGAAAATCTGGAGGTGATCAAAAGTGGATTACTATTGACAGCTCCAATTCCAATCTCATCGCCAATGGAGAAGAAGCCGACAGAGCATTGTTTTATTTAGAACAGCATACTAATGGATGCATCGCTCTTAGATCAGTAGCTACAGATAAATATGTTCAAGTAGTTGGGACGAATACAAATGCAGCAATCCGTGCAAATGGGAATGCTCCGGGAACCTGGGAGAATTTTGGATGGGAACCAAAAGGTGCCAATCAAGTAGCACTGAAAAGTCTATTCAATAATGGATGGGTTCAAGCAAATTGGAACGTGGATAACAGTACTCTTTTTCCTTTAGGAAATGCTGATGGAACATGGGAAACCTTTGACTACGAAATATTGGATAATTCCCCTATAAATGAAACTTTAGTTCATATTACTAAACGTAATACTACAGGATTTGCTATTGATGGAGGTACTGGCGGAACGAATGGACAAAATGTAACCCTCTCCTCTGCCGACACCTCTGACGAAGGTCAACTTTGGGTCGAAATAGATCGTGGAAATGGATATTATTCTTATCAGAAATATGGAACCAATTACAGTCTTGACGGAGATGACGGAGGTGCGAATAATCAAACTGTATACTTGTGGGAAACGAATGATACCAATCAAAATCAACAATGGCAAAAAATAGCTCTGGCTGATGGTGGTTATAAGCTGATTAAAAGGAATGCAACTGGATTCGCAATCAATGGTGGATCAGGAGGTGTAGAAGGCAGAGATGTTAATCTATGGAACTCAAGTTCTTCTAGTCAGAATTTACAATGGTATATAACTCCTATAGCTACCGTAGATATTCGTTTAGAAGCAGAAGATTATAATGATATGTCAGGCATTCAAACGGAAAACAGCACAGAAAGTGGAGAAAATGTGGGATGGATAAATAATGGAGATTGGCTCCGCTTTGATAATATTAATCTTTCAGGTATTTCTAATATGGATGCATGTATTGCGACAAGAAATGCTGGAGGAACTATGGAGGTTCGTATTGGAAGTCTTACGGGAACATTAATAGGGTCTGTTAATGTAAGTAACACCGGTGGATTTCAGAATTGGACTACAGTAAACACAGACATTAGTAATGTTAGTGGAACACAGGATATATACTTAGTATTTACAGGTGGAAGTGGTTATTTATTCAATGTTAACTGGATCGAATTCAATACAAGTTTGAGAAGTAATAATAGTGATATTGATACTATTAAAATTACATCCGATATAATTATATATCCAAACCCTGTAAAGACAACAGCTACTATTCAAAATGCTGCAAATTCAATCATAACAATTTATGATATCAAGGGAAGTAAAGTACTTACTAAATCAATTTCTAGCGATAATGAAATTATAGATATAAGTGAATTTAGTACAGGTATATATTATGGAAAAGTAAGTGGAAAAAGGACTAGTACAATATTTAAGATAATAAAAGAATAA
- a CDS encoding Crp/Fnr family transcriptional regulator, giving the protein MQNLIETFREIGNLSKENEKALFNAIERIEYPPKTMLHETGKVCDSIYFIEKGIARTFYYKKGKDITYWIAPENEFVGAMASFFSREPSNKMVETIESCILWKFEHHKLEQLFSTNRELEKAARLFANHGISLLEKRFDTLHFNTAKERYDLLVHQQSDILQRVPLGMIASYLGITQETLSRIRHQK; this is encoded by the coding sequence ATGCAAAACTTGATAGAGACATTTAGGGAAATTGGAAATCTCTCTAAGGAGAATGAGAAAGCATTATTTAATGCGATAGAACGTATAGAATACCCTCCAAAAACGATGCTTCATGAAACAGGTAAAGTATGTGATAGTATTTATTTTATTGAAAAAGGAATTGCCAGAACGTTTTATTATAAAAAAGGAAAAGATATTACCTATTGGATTGCCCCTGAAAATGAATTTGTAGGGGCAATGGCAAGTTTCTTTTCTAGAGAGCCAAGTAATAAAATGGTTGAAACTATAGAATCTTGTATTCTATGGAAATTTGAACACCATAAACTAGAACAATTATTTTCTACTAATCGTGAATTAGAGAAGGCTGCAAGATTATTTGCTAATCATGGAATTTCACTCTTAGAAAAACGATTTGATACTTTACATTTTAATACTGCAAAAGAGCGTTATGACTTGTTGGTACATCAACAATCTGACATTTTGCAAAGAGTTCCTTTAGGGATGATTGCTTCATATCTAGGAATTACTCAAGAAACTTTAAGTCGAATACGACATCAAAAATAG
- a CDS encoding DUF4386 family protein produces MEIKNIQKLGGVCSIFEAIIYIMAFIIYGGVLIYPDKNASANEELIFLSENYITLSILNFTSYILFGILLAVLVLAIHERLKKDSPNLSKLAFIFGVIWVGLVIACGMITNIGLNSVLEIGITSPENAMQIWSSVSIVSEGLGGGNEIVGGIWVLLISIIVLNNKSFSRGLALLGILVGIAGILTIYPLDIFTEIFGVSQIIWFLWIGIVMVRKPKGTKEN; encoded by the coding sequence ATGGAAATAAAAAATATACAAAAGTTAGGCGGAGTATGTTCAATTTTTGAAGCCATTATTTATATTATGGCTTTCATTATATATGGAGGTGTTCTAATATATCCTGATAAAAATGCAAGTGCAAATGAAGAATTAATTTTTCTGTCTGAGAATTACATAACCTTATCGATTTTAAACTTCACTAGCTATATATTATTTGGGATATTATTAGCGGTATTAGTACTAGCAATTCATGAACGTCTAAAAAAGGATTCACCAAACCTATCTAAATTAGCTTTTATCTTTGGTGTTATTTGGGTCGGATTGGTGATTGCCTGCGGAATGATAACAAATATTGGACTCAATTCGGTACTTGAAATTGGAATCACATCACCAGAAAATGCCATGCAAATATGGTCTAGTGTTAGCATTGTTTCTGAAGGACTTGGTGGTGGAAATGAGATTGTTGGTGGAATTTGGGTATTACTAATCAGTATCATAGTGTTAAACAATAAATCATTTTCCAGAGGTTTGGCTCTATTAGGAATACTTGTAGGGATTGCAGGTATACTAACAATTTATCCATTAGATATTTTTACAGAAATCTTTGGAGTCAGTCAGATAATTTGGTTTTTATGGATAGGAATAGTTATGGTCCGTAAACCAAAAGGCACAAAAGAAAATTAA
- a CDS encoding alpha/beta fold hydrolase has translation MTSLFKSSQGRKDILRLYEEKLDELCTKYEYLNINSSYGETNIIATGISNKPPIILVHGSNGCAPIALETYPNLSKKFRVYAIDVLAQPNKSAEIRLSMKDDSYGRWMSEIINSLKIENVVLAGFSFGGLVILKTLEYDESKIKEVYLSSPAYIVNGNPIKILFKIFIPMKRFIKTKKNKYVEQFLSKVFTERDEFAVKFLAKVFLHFSMDFTPVPIIQARKANAIRTPITVFAGENDILFPGNKMIKRAKNIFPSLKNIKLIKDSKHVLNRKQNELIEKVILGNNAL, from the coding sequence ATGACATCACTTTTTAAATCAAGTCAAGGAAGAAAAGACATTTTAAGATTATATGAAGAGAAACTAGATGAACTTTGTACTAAATATGAATACCTGAATATTAATTCTTCATATGGGGAAACTAATATTATTGCAACAGGGATATCTAACAAACCTCCTATTATTTTGGTACACGGTTCTAATGGTTGCGCTCCAATTGCTCTTGAAACGTATCCCAATCTAAGTAAAAAATTTAGAGTTTATGCAATTGATGTATTGGCCCAACCAAACAAAAGTGCCGAGATTAGATTAAGTATGAAAGATGACTCTTATGGTAGATGGATGAGTGAAATCATTAATTCTCTAAAAATTGAAAATGTAGTTTTAGCTGGTTTCTCGTTTGGAGGATTAGTAATACTAAAAACTCTTGAATATGATGAAAGCAAAATCAAGGAAGTTTATTTATCATCACCTGCTTATATTGTAAATGGAAATCCTATTAAAATTTTATTCAAAATATTTATTCCAATGAAAAGGTTTATAAAAACCAAAAAAAATAAATATGTTGAACAATTCTTATCAAAGGTTTTCACTGAGCGTGACGAATTCGCAGTTAAGTTTTTAGCAAAAGTGTTTTTGCATTTTTCAATGGATTTTACACCGGTTCCTATAATCCAAGCAAGAAAAGCAAATGCAATTAGGACACCCATTACGGTATTTGCTGGAGAAAATGATATTCTTTTTCCAGGAAATAAAATGATTAAAAGAGCAAAAAATATATTCCCAAGTTTGAAAAATATAAAACTAATTAAAGATTCTAAACATGTTTTAAACAGGAAACAAAATGAATTGATCGAAAAAGTAATATTAGGAAATAATGCGTTATAA
- a CDS encoding NAD(P)H-dependent oxidoreductase, with protein sequence MKVLIIYCHPSKKSYTYEILQQLELDLKKERIEFQVSDLYAMNFKTDMSEEEYRREGFANLDIPIANDVKKEHQKIAGTDCIIFLYPVWWSDCPAKLKGWFDRVYAVGYAYGENKEKDNTQMMKRVPQGVVICTAGHPNKFLEEIGIARSMRNVMLDDRLGKRFNKKAMIILGGTLDKEKVRLIHAERINSTIKSIKKNLD encoded by the coding sequence ATGAAAGTTCTTATTATATATTGCCACCCAAGTAAAAAATCATATACTTATGAGATTTTACAGCAATTGGAATTAGACCTAAAAAAAGAAAGAATTGAGTTTCAGGTTTCTGATTTATATGCAATGAATTTTAAAACTGATATGAGTGAAGAAGAATATCGGCGAGAAGGTTTTGCTAATCTAGATATACCAATAGCAAATGATGTGAAAAAAGAACATCAAAAAATTGCTGGAACGGATTGTATTATATTTTTATATCCAGTCTGGTGGAGCGATTGCCCGGCAAAGTTAAAAGGTTGGTTTGATAGAGTCTATGCTGTTGGATATGCATATGGAGAAAATAAAGAAAAGGATAATACTCAGATGATGAAACGCGTACCTCAGGGTGTTGTAATTTGTACAGCTGGTCATCCAAATAAGTTTTTGGAAGAGATTGGAATAGCGAGAAGCATGAGAAATGTAATGCTTGATGACAGACTTGGAAAAAGATTTAATAAGAAAGCAATGATAATTCTGGGTGGAACATTAGATAAGGAAAAAGTGAGATTAATACATGCAGAAAGAATTAATTCTACAATAAAAAGTATAAAAAAGAATTTAGATTAA
- a CDS encoding alpha/beta hydrolase fold domain-containing protein, with product MKQSFTYYLTLSVIKIKGLKKIFSKDPVDFEKLRKEDVYKPKGSFYNKNVTRDFKISNSLITEIGQKNNSDKLLIFIHGGAFISGPAKHHWDTIKTITKQTDYNVWMCNYPKAPEHKISEISENINSIYNEALKNYKSNQISLIGDSVGGTLIIALIQRLITNKQQLPNKLILVSPVMDSSMTNSEIDIIDVIDPMLSKAGLLSAKRMCAGNVDLKNEMISPLYGNFKGFPETILFLGEKDITYPDQKLVVDKLKSAQVKIKVIEGENMPHIWPFLPIMKEARLSLNEIIKELYTNT from the coding sequence ATGAAGCAAAGTTTTACATATTATCTGACGTTATCGGTTATCAAAATAAAAGGTTTAAAAAAGATTTTTAGTAAGGATCCTGTAGATTTTGAGAAACTTAGAAAGGAGGATGTTTATAAACCAAAAGGTAGTTTTTATAACAAAAATGTAACAAGAGATTTTAAAATATCTAATTCCTTAATAACAGAAATAGGACAAAAAAATAATTCAGATAAATTATTGATATTTATTCATGGAGGCGCATTCATTTCGGGTCCAGCAAAACATCATTGGGATACAATCAAAACTATTACCAAGCAAACTGACTATAACGTTTGGATGTGTAATTATCCAAAAGCACCTGAGCATAAAATATCCGAAATCTCTGAAAATATAAATTCAATCTATAATGAGGCCTTAAAGAACTACAAATCAAATCAAATTTCGTTAATAGGTGATTCTGTAGGGGGTACATTAATTATTGCACTTATACAAAGGTTAATAACCAATAAGCAACAACTACCCAATAAACTAATTCTCGTTTCTCCAGTAATGGATTCATCTATGACTAATTCAGAAATTGATATAATAGATGTAATTGACCCAATGCTCTCAAAAGCTGGATTGTTAAGTGCCAAAAGAATGTGTGCTGGAAATGTTGACTTAAAAAACGAGATGATTTCACCGTTATATGGAAATTTCAAAGGATTTCCTGAGACTATTCTATTTCTAGGAGAAAAGGACATTACTTATCCTGATCAAAAATTGGTTGTCGATAAGTTGAAATCAGCTCAAGTGAAAATTAAAGTAATTGAAGGTGAAAACATGCCACATATTTGGCCATTTCTACCCATTATGAAAGAAGCAAGGTTATCTTTAAATGAAATAATTAAAGAATTATATACTAACACATAA
- a CDS encoding AraC family transcriptional regulator — translation MDTTILDFIVIASGIMGYFISISLVTTSFYKNRANKYLAFSLFLLTSLTFLGWYDIEGYVLQFLDNIMLEFLVTVTLFTYFLIQIQHRYLKKRWYKLLYVPFFCSLAIEVFITFFHAFFNLYNSDFDVIIYDIKDILGFAYNVFLIFWARRLIKKATTISEDKRRWLLRLNLFIICIIIVWLLSNIELYIYDSEYVTNFLWISLSFLFWWVLYYGIFRLQIIVQKEEIHRYLVSGKIDKTPIKKQINETTVSKIITQLYILMEEEELYKNPLLSRLDLATRLETSEGYLSQIINQEINKSVIQFVNEYRIEAAKNLLHNPIFNKYSIEAIGLEAGFKSKSVFYSTFKTNLSMSPGAFRKLQKTS, via the coding sequence TTGGATACAACAATACTAGATTTTATAGTAATTGCTAGTGGAATCATGGGATATTTTATAAGTATTTCATTAGTTACGACTTCTTTTTATAAGAATCGTGCAAACAAATATCTAGCCTTTTCTCTGTTCTTATTGACAAGTTTGACCTTCTTAGGTTGGTACGATATAGAAGGTTATGTCTTACAGTTTTTAGACAATATCATGTTAGAATTTTTGGTTACCGTTACTTTATTTACCTATTTTCTAATCCAAATTCAGCATAGATACCTAAAAAAAAGATGGTACAAATTGCTTTATGTTCCTTTTTTTTGCTCTTTGGCAATTGAGGTTTTTATTACCTTTTTTCATGCTTTTTTTAATCTTTATAATTCAGACTTTGATGTTATAATATATGACATTAAGGACATTTTAGGTTTTGCTTATAATGTGTTTTTAATTTTTTGGGCAAGGAGATTAATAAAAAAAGCCACTACTATTTCTGAAGACAAAAGACGTTGGTTATTACGATTAAATCTTTTCATTATATGCATTATTATCGTTTGGCTTTTGTCTAATATTGAACTATATATATACGATTCGGAATATGTTACAAATTTTTTATGGATATCACTTTCGTTTTTATTCTGGTGGGTTTTGTATTATGGAATATTCAGATTACAAATCATTGTTCAAAAAGAAGAGATACATCGATATTTGGTATCAGGAAAGATCGATAAAACTCCTATAAAAAAACAAATAAATGAAACCACAGTTTCTAAAATTATTACTCAACTCTACATATTAATGGAAGAAGAGGAATTATATAAAAACCCTCTTTTAAGCAGGTTAGATCTCGCAACTCGATTAGAAACAAGCGAAGGATATTTATCGCAGATTATAAATCAAGAAATTAATAAAAGTGTTATTCAGTTTGTAAATGAATATCGAATAGAAGCCGCTAAAAATTTATTACATAATCCGATATTTAATAAATATTCTATAGAGGCCATAGGCTTAGAAGCTGGTTTTAAATCTAAGAGTGTTTTCTATAGTACTTTTAAAACTAATTTAAGTATGTCTCCTGGTGCTTTTAGAAAACTTCAAAAAACGTCCTAA